A section of the Paenibacillus aurantius genome encodes:
- a CDS encoding GNAT family N-acetyltransferase, with protein MKGRKLIKGYMDKKDNRTALNKLAGRVFGLSFEEWYQAGGWDGRYVPYSYLEGNRLAANVSVSRLELVMNGKRHKAVQIGTVMTAPECRGQGLAAALMREVLADYETECDVFYLFANRNVLEFYPRFGFRPMEQRQFRLPADRTAASRDYASGPSGAGEGSGLPAGSPGSADRLDGEPPGGMKTECGACLISSRAAARSPAEPTSGTSPRSAAPAFSRVRKLDLRSPADWTLLRAFARERVPNSERFDTSGTSGLLMFYGLLVLTDHFYFLEDLDVIVVYEQREGVTHLYDIVARAPYDTEEVLACIPGAGMDIVFHFTPNLEPGRLIAEPFHGTEVLFVRTRQGVEWPESFKHPMTSQA; from the coding sequence GTGAAGGGCCGGAAGCTGATCAAGGGCTATATGGATAAAAAAGACAACCGCACCGCTCTCAATAAGCTGGCCGGCCGTGTCTTCGGGCTGTCGTTCGAGGAGTGGTACCAAGCCGGAGGGTGGGACGGACGCTACGTGCCGTATTCCTACCTGGAGGGGAACCGGCTCGCGGCGAATGTCTCGGTAAGCCGGCTGGAGCTGGTGATGAACGGGAAGCGGCACAAGGCCGTCCAGATCGGAACGGTCATGACGGCCCCGGAGTGCCGGGGGCAGGGCTTGGCGGCGGCTCTGATGCGGGAGGTGCTGGCCGACTACGAGACGGAATGCGACGTGTTCTATCTGTTCGCCAACCGGAACGTGCTGGAGTTCTATCCGAGGTTCGGGTTCCGGCCGATGGAGCAGCGGCAGTTCCGGCTTCCGGCGGACCGGACCGCGGCGTCACGCGATTATGCTTCGGGGCCAAGCGGAGCCGGCGAAGGGAGCGGTTTACCTGCCGGTTCCCCAGGGTCAGCTGACCGTCTTGATGGAGAGCCGCCAGGCGGCATGAAAACGGAATGCGGGGCCTGCTTAATATCTTCGCGAGCGGCTGCTCGCAGTCCTGCGGAACCGACAAGCGGGACAAGCCCGAGGAGTGCCGCCCCCGCTTTTTCCCGGGTCCGCAAGCTTGACCTTCGCTCCCCCGCGGATTGGACGCTCCTCAGGGCGTTTGCCCGGGAACGGGTGCCGAACTCCGAGCGGTTCGACACGTCCGGAACCTCCGGGCTGCTGATGTTCTACGGGCTGCTTGTGCTAACGGATCATTTCTACTTCCTGGAGGATCTCGACGTGATTGTCGTGTACGAGCAAAGGGAGGGCGTCACCCACCTCTACGATATCGTCGCCCGGGCTCCTTATGATACGGAGGAGGTACTGGCCTGCATTCCGGGGGCGGGTATGGATATCGTTTTTCATTTCACGCCGAATTTGGAGCCGGGCCGGCTCATCGCAGAGCCTTTCCACGGGACCGAGGTGCTGTTCGTTCGGACCCGGCAGGGAGTGGAGTGGCCCGAGTCGTTCAAGCACCCGATGACTTCCCAGGCTTAG